The following coding sequences are from one Flexibacter flexilis DSM 6793 window:
- a CDS encoding aspartate aminotransferase family protein translates to MLSNRQLFLQNLAQTTDFPLLIEIERAEGVYMYAPDGKRYTDLISGIGVSNVGHRHPRVIEAIHAQTDRYLHLMVYGEYVQSPQTQLAAALVQTLPPNLDNVYLVNSGSEAVEGAIKLAKRYTGRRRFLSAVNAYHGSSHGALSAGGNEIFKQNYRPLLPEMYNIRFGEMADLEQISTETAAVILETVQGEAGVRVASAEYMQALRERCTRTGTLLILDEIQAGFGRTGKFWGFEHYGIAPDILVCAKGMGGGMPIGAFISSQKIMGSFKNNPLLGHITTFGGHPVSAAASLATLQVLQNENLVADVERKANLFKEYLQHSAIHQIRNKGLMMAVEMQSFEVLKAVIDRAIELGVITDWFLFCDNSMRIAPPLTITDEQIRESCEVILQAIREICE, encoded by the coding sequence GTGTTATCTAACCGCCAGCTTTTTTTACAAAATTTAGCACAAACTACTGATTTTCCGTTACTTATCGAGATAGAACGCGCCGAAGGCGTTTATATGTACGCACCCGACGGAAAACGCTATACCGACCTAATTTCGGGCATCGGGGTAAGCAACGTAGGCCACCGACACCCGCGCGTAATCGAGGCGATTCATGCCCAAACAGACCGCTATTTGCACTTGATGGTGTACGGCGAATATGTACAGTCGCCGCAAACGCAATTGGCCGCTGCCTTGGTGCAGACTTTGCCGCCCAATCTGGACAATGTGTATTTGGTCAATTCGGGAAGCGAAGCCGTAGAAGGCGCGATTAAATTGGCCAAACGCTACACTGGCCGCAGGCGTTTTTTGAGTGCCGTCAATGCCTATCACGGTTCGTCGCATGGCGCACTTTCGGCAGGTGGCAACGAGATTTTCAAACAAAATTACCGCCCTCTGCTACCCGAAATGTATAATATTCGATTTGGAGAAATGGCAGATTTAGAACAGATTAGCACCGAAACAGCCGCCGTAATACTGGAAACCGTGCAAGGCGAAGCAGGCGTACGCGTGGCAAGTGCCGAATACATGCAGGCTTTGCGCGAGCGTTGCACACGAACGGGTACGCTCTTGATTTTGGACGAAATACAAGCAGGTTTCGGACGTACGGGCAAGTTTTGGGGATTTGAACATTACGGCATTGCGCCCGACATTTTGGTTTGCGCCAAAGGCATGGGCGGCGGTATGCCGATTGGGGCGTTTATTTCTTCTCAAAAAATAATGGGGAGTTTTAAAAACAACCCACTTTTAGGACATATCACGACTTTTGGCGGCCACCCCGTGAGTGCGGCGGCTTCGTTGGCTACGCTGCAAGTACTTCAAAATGAGAACTTAGTGGCAGACGTAGAACGCAAAGCCAATTTATTCAAAGAATATTTACAACACTCCGCCATACACCAAATCCGCAACAAAGGACTAATGATGGCCGTAGAAATGCAGTCGTTCGAGGTGCTCAAAGCTGTGATAGACCGCGCCATTGAGTTGGGTGTCATTACGGACTGGTTTTTGTTTTGTGATAATTCGATGCGCATTGCGCCGCCACTTACCATCACCGACGAGCAAATTCGCGAGTCTTGCGAAGTGATTTTGCAAGCAATCCGCGAAATTTGCGAGTAA
- a CDS encoding T9SS type A sorting domain-containing protein, translating to MKNLLKTAILCLLFCHLSVVQAQPLQMGDWQKIKTPSIGGYVALGAIYKGNMYAYANDSNYISANQANTWSSYDPLYGYFYPARYLKQVGGRLVWVGGNQIKLKDYTTESWTDTLIPMTPNINNIRNWADVFLLHQDSVLAIGEMGTLHQDSLFILKADTITWQFKPITFNAPDNIKIKSPYSGKSTGNALYLSYAKPENSGFYGYRLVKSIDNGHNWLRVCMGSVSNFEILNNELYTINQLADSLTILRRVLPDTTTQVIGAGLHKKSLNGESKLYAHQNTLYLTGQDGVYKLNGLAWEKVGAWQPYTLGNISGLVFQQDTIWASTSRGLFRYDPQTLFWEARNNGINSADDRITLLDVQENKVLFSRTDNSKSLYALSEDNLQSSSFILEADWNYYSSYHLQDNDNILAYDKLLKHGYANGLAWDTDNLSLPPNQTSYGIVQKDPYVFISLGLGGLVYRSEDGGYSWTLKNTGKPTTDYGGNYLFLVNNILYQYRGWDLYRSTDNAETWIKCNFTNNVAEFSQAGPAHHGNEVFVALNYDSTYFHSVDNGLTWTKKTFPAYLHQGGAFNIGEQMYFIARSDYWQGYGKIYRYEGDINAAVFVADFPLVLQLQKAMSNDSLLFIKANDNVYYAAYEPMLPTGIRSPKYSSIAVNLYPNPAKQAFSLELPVATQEADIRILDMLGKEYLHHAHQGDNRLSISLKDMPAGMYLVRIQTDKGSTTQKLMVQQ from the coding sequence ATGAAAAACCTTTTAAAAACCGCTATTCTATGCCTTTTGTTCTGTCACTTATCAGTTGTGCAAGCGCAACCATTACAAATGGGCGATTGGCAAAAAATAAAAACACCTTCTATTGGAGGATATGTAGCACTTGGGGCTATATACAAAGGCAATATGTATGCTTACGCTAATGATTCTAATTATATTTCCGCTAATCAGGCAAATACTTGGAGTAGTTATGATCCCCTATATGGATATTTTTATCCTGCGCGCTATCTGAAACAAGTAGGAGGGCGATTGGTTTGGGTCGGAGGCAACCAAATAAAACTAAAAGATTATACGACAGAATCTTGGACAGATACACTCATCCCAATGACTCCTAATATTAATAATATAAGGAATTGGGCAGATGTCTTTTTGTTACATCAAGATTCAGTTTTAGCAATTGGTGAAATGGGGACACTACATCAGGATAGTCTTTTTATACTAAAAGCAGATACTATTACATGGCAGTTTAAACCAATCACTTTCAATGCCCCTGATAATATTAAAATAAAATCGCCTTATAGTGGAAAAAGCACAGGCAATGCTTTATATTTAAGTTACGCAAAACCAGAAAATTCAGGTTTTTATGGTTATCGTTTAGTTAAATCCATAGATAATGGACATAACTGGTTAAGGGTTTGTATGGGAAGCGTATCTAATTTTGAAATACTAAATAATGAGCTTTATACCATTAATCAATTAGCGGATTCTCTCACCATCTTGCGACGCGTCTTGCCAGATACCACCACCCAAGTGATAGGGGCAGGGCTGCATAAAAAATCACTTAATGGTGAATCTAAACTTTATGCACACCAAAATACTCTTTACCTTACAGGCCAAGATGGGGTCTATAAACTCAATGGCTTGGCTTGGGAAAAAGTGGGGGCATGGCAACCTTACACATTAGGCAATATCTCAGGCCTGGTATTTCAGCAGGATACGATTTGGGCAAGCACTTCCAGAGGCTTGTTTCGTTATGACCCACAAACATTGTTTTGGGAAGCGCGTAACAATGGCATTAATAGTGCAGATGACCGAATTACATTATTAGATGTTCAGGAGAATAAGGTATTATTTAGCAGAACAGATAACTCCAAAAGTCTGTATGCACTTTCGGAAGATAATCTACAAAGTTCTTCTTTTATTTTAGAAGCCGATTGGAACTACTACAGTAGTTATCATTTGCAAGACAATGACAATATTTTGGCTTATGATAAATTGCTGAAACATGGCTACGCCAATGGTTTGGCTTGGGATACAGACAATCTGAGTTTGCCTCCTAATCAGACAAGTTATGGCATTGTACAAAAAGACCCTTATGTTTTTATTTCATTGGGTTTGGGTGGCTTGGTTTATCGCAGTGAAGATGGTGGCTATAGTTGGACGCTGAAAAATACAGGCAAACCTACTACTGACTATGGTGGTAATTACTTGTTTTTGGTCAATAATATCTTGTACCAGTACAGAGGCTGGGATTTATATCGCAGTACAGACAATGCCGAGACATGGATTAAATGTAATTTCACGAACAATGTAGCAGAATTTAGTCAAGCAGGCCCAGCGCATCATGGGAATGAGGTGTTTGTTGCTTTAAATTACGACAGCACCTATTTCCATTCAGTTGATAATGGCCTTACTTGGACAAAGAAAACTTTCCCTGCTTATTTGCACCAAGGTGGTGCATTTAACATAGGAGAACAAATGTATTTTATTGCACGTAGTGACTATTGGCAGGGCTATGGCAAAATCTATCGCTACGAAGGAGACATAAATGCGGCTGTTTTTGTGGCAGATTTTCCTCTTGTTCTACAGTTGCAAAAGGCCATGTCCAATGATAGTTTACTATTTATAAAAGCGAATGATAATGTGTATTATGCCGCTTATGAGCCAATGCTTCCGACAGGTATTCGCAGTCCGAAATATTCCTCTATTGCAGTGAATCTGTACCCCAATCCCGCCAAACAGGCTTTTTCCTTAGAACTTCCAGTAGCCACGCAAGAGGCAGACATTCGTATTTTGGATATGCTTGGAAAAGAGTATTTACATCATGCACATCAAGGCGATAATCGCCTCTCTATTTCGCTCAAGGATATGCCCGCAGGTATGTATTTGGTTCGCATTCAGACGGATAAGGGAAGCACTACCCAAAAATTGATGGTGCAGCAATAA